A window of the Bacteroides thetaiotaomicron VPI-5482 genome harbors these coding sequences:
- a CDS encoding alpha-L-rhamnosidase C-terminal domain-containing protein, with protein MKKKCMILLGALSLASSTFAQTWIWYPGDYEIWLGNQMNNRRTERGAFFPPFWKTDSHYVVVEFSKVLNLSEPEEVFIAAEGTYNVKLDGKLQFGMPETLLLPAGKHSLNIKVWNQATPPTIYVKGKTVNSDSSWRVTYEDKEWIDESGKASDTSATIYMDAGCWNFDGATQRPSQFSLMREPQQPVAKTEQPEGGILYDFGKETFGFITLKNLSGKGKIDLYYGESPEEAKDKAYCETLDKLLLEPGQITDLAIRSTSPLHHSDNEYTLENSKAFRYVYITHEPEVQIGEVSMQYEYLPEEYRGNFRCNDEELNCIWEVGAYTMHLTTREFFIDGIKRDRWVWSGDAIQSYLMNYYLFFDSESVKRTIWLLRGKDPVTSHSNTIMDYTFYWFLSVYDYYMYSGDRHFVNQLYPRMQTMMDYVLGRTNKNGMVEGMSGDWVFVDWADGYLDKKGELSFEQVLFCRSLETMALCADLVGDKDGQQKYEKLASALKAKLEPTFWNNQKQAFVHNCVDGRQSDAVTRYANMFSVFFDYLNADKQQAIKQSVLLNDEILKITTPYMRFYELEALCALGEQETVMKEMKAYWGGMLKAGATSFWEKYNPEESGTQHLAMYGRPYGKSLCHAWGASPIYLLGKYYLGVKPTKEGYKEFAVSPVLGGLKWMEGTVPTPNGDIHVYMDNKTIKVKATEGKGYLTIQSRRQPKANMGTVEKVSEGVWRLWIDSPEERIVTYRL; from the coding sequence ATGAAAAAGAAATGCATGATACTTTTGGGTGCCTTGTCATTGGCAAGCAGCACCTTTGCCCAAACTTGGATATGGTATCCGGGGGACTATGAAATCTGGTTGGGCAACCAGATGAACAACCGACGTACGGAACGTGGTGCTTTTTTTCCTCCTTTTTGGAAAACAGACAGTCATTATGTAGTCGTAGAGTTCAGCAAAGTATTGAATCTTTCCGAACCAGAAGAAGTGTTTATTGCTGCCGAGGGAACATATAATGTGAAGCTGGACGGGAAACTTCAGTTCGGAATGCCTGAAACCTTGCTGCTTCCGGCAGGAAAACATAGCCTAAATATTAAAGTATGGAATCAGGCAACGCCTCCCACTATCTATGTGAAAGGAAAGACGGTAAACTCTGATTCGTCCTGGCGGGTAACTTATGAAGATAAGGAATGGATCGATGAAAGCGGTAAGGCTAGTGACACATCTGCCACCATCTATATGGATGCCGGATGCTGGAACTTTGACGGTGCCACTCAACGTCCTTCCCAATTCAGCCTGATGCGTGAACCTCAGCAACCTGTCGCTAAAACAGAACAACCGGAAGGAGGCATACTGTATGATTTTGGAAAAGAAACTTTCGGATTTATCACATTAAAGAACCTTTCGGGCAAGGGAAAGATTGACCTCTATTATGGTGAAAGTCCGGAAGAAGCGAAAGACAAAGCATATTGCGAAACATTGGATAAACTCCTGCTGGAGCCGGGACAGATCACTGATCTCGCTATCCGCAGCACATCTCCTTTGCATCATTCTGATAATGAATATACGCTGGAGAACAGCAAAGCATTCCGCTATGTATACATCACTCACGAACCGGAAGTACAGATTGGTGAAGTATCTATGCAATATGAATATCTTCCCGAAGAATATCGTGGTAACTTCCGTTGTAACGACGAGGAACTGAACTGTATCTGGGAGGTGGGAGCATACACGATGCATCTTACTACACGCGAGTTTTTTATAGACGGTATCAAGCGCGACCGTTGGGTATGGAGTGGCGATGCCATCCAAAGTTATCTGATGAATTATTATCTGTTCTTTGACAGTGAGTCCGTGAAGCGTACCATCTGGTTACTTCGTGGAAAAGATCCGGTGACCAGCCATAGTAACACCATTATGGATTACACTTTCTACTGGTTCTTAAGCGTATATGATTATTATATGTATAGCGGTGACCGGCATTTCGTCAACCAGCTATATCCACGTATGCAAACAATGATGGATTATGTATTGGGACGTACGAATAAGAATGGTATGGTGGAAGGAATGTCCGGCGACTGGGTATTTGTGGACTGGGCGGATGGCTATTTAGACAAAAAGGGAGAACTTTCTTTCGAACAGGTTTTGTTTTGCCGGAGTCTGGAGACGATGGCACTTTGTGCAGATTTAGTCGGAGATAAGGACGGACAACAAAAATATGAGAAGTTAGCTTCTGCGTTAAAAGCAAAATTAGAGCCGACTTTCTGGAATAATCAGAAACAGGCATTTGTGCACAATTGTGTGGATGGACGTCAGAGTGATGCCGTAACCCGATACGCTAATATGTTCTCTGTTTTCTTTGATTATCTGAATGCGGATAAGCAGCAGGCCATTAAACAGTCCGTTCTCCTGAATGATGAGATTCTGAAAATAACAACGCCTTATATGCGTTTTTACGAACTGGAAGCCCTTTGTGCTCTTGGTGAGCAGGAGACTGTAATGAAAGAAATGAAAGCTTACTGGGGTGGAATGTTGAAAGCAGGAGCAACCTCTTTTTGGGAGAAATATAATCCGGAGGAAAGCGGAACACAGCATCTTGCCATGTATGGCCGCCCATACGGAAAGAGCTTGTGCCACGCTTGGGGAGCAAGTCCTATTTATCTGCTGGGTAAATACTATTTGGGAGTCAAACCAACGAAAGAGGGTTATAAAGAGTTTGCTGTCAGTCCGGTATTGGGAGGTTTGAAATGGATGGAAGGTACCGTACCTACTCCGAACGGAGACATTCATGTCTACATGGATAATAAAACCATTAAAGTGAAGGCCACGGAAGGAAAAGGTTATCTGACCATCCAGAGTCGCCGTCAGCCAAAAGCCAATATGGGAACTGTGGAGAAGGTTTCGGAAGGTGTATGGCGCCTTTGGATTGATTCTCCGGAAGAAAGGATTGTTACCTATCGTTTGTAG
- a CDS encoding right-handed parallel beta-helix repeat-containing protein, which translates to MKKLLVTTICLLGAHLLSAGEIWISPQGNDLNDGTRPSPKATLTSALRQAREWRRTDDERVRGGITICMEGGTYALYEPVFIRPEDSGTEDSPTVIRPVADEKVVLSGGIRIGGWKKQGKLWVADVPMFNGRPLDFRQLWVNGKKAVRARDVEDFEKMNRICSVDEKNEILYVPAVAIRRLVDGKGALKAKYAEMVLHQMWCVANLRIRSVELAGDSAAIRFHQPESRIQFEHPWPRPMVTTDGHNSAFYLTNARELLDVAGEWYHDIDARKVYYYPREGEKLQDAGTEVIVPAIETLIQVKGTFDRPVSHIRFEKITFSHTTWMRPSEKGHVPLQAGMYLTDGYRIDPKMERDYLNHPLDNQGWLGRPAAAVSVAAANQIDFERCRFDHLGSTGLDYEEAVQGGVVRGCLFRDIAGNGLVVGSFSPAAHETHLPYDPTDLREVCAHQQISNCYFTEVGNEDWGCLAILAGYVKDINIEHNEICEVPYSGISLGWGWTQTVNCMRNNRVHANLIHHYAKHMYDVAGVYTLGSQPKSYVTENCVHSIYKPGYVHDPNHWFYLYTDEGSSFITVRDNWTEGEKYLQNANGPGNVWENNGPQVDTVIRERAGLEAEYRDLKK; encoded by the coding sequence ATGAAAAAGTTATTGGTAACAACTATATGCCTGCTGGGTGCACATCTGCTGTCAGCAGGTGAAATCTGGATTTCGCCGCAGGGGAATGATCTCAATGACGGTACACGTCCATCTCCGAAAGCGACGTTGACTTCTGCTTTGCGTCAGGCACGCGAATGGCGCCGGACAGATGATGAACGGGTGCGGGGAGGAATTACGATCTGTATGGAAGGCGGTACGTATGCACTCTATGAACCGGTGTTTATTCGTCCGGAAGACAGCGGGACGGAGGATTCTCCCACGGTGATCCGCCCGGTAGCTGATGAAAAAGTGGTATTGAGTGGCGGCATCCGGATCGGTGGATGGAAGAAGCAGGGAAAACTCTGGGTAGCGGATGTGCCCATGTTCAACGGGCGGCCACTGGATTTCCGTCAGTTATGGGTGAATGGTAAGAAAGCTGTCCGTGCCCGTGACGTAGAGGATTTTGAGAAGATGAACCGCATTTGCAGTGTGGACGAGAAGAATGAGATTCTTTATGTTCCTGCGGTTGCCATACGCAGACTGGTAGACGGAAAAGGGGCTTTGAAGGCCAAATATGCAGAGATGGTATTGCATCAGATGTGGTGTGTGGCCAATCTTCGTATTCGTTCTGTCGAACTGGCTGGAGACAGTGCCGCAATACGTTTTCATCAGCCGGAGAGCCGGATTCAGTTTGAGCATCCCTGGCCACGTCCGATGGTAACGACAGATGGGCATAATTCTGCTTTTTATCTGACGAATGCCCGTGAACTACTGGATGTAGCGGGAGAATGGTATCACGACATAGATGCCCGTAAAGTCTATTATTATCCTCGGGAAGGAGAGAAGTTGCAGGATGCCGGCACGGAAGTGATAGTGCCTGCCATAGAGACATTGATACAAGTAAAAGGGACGTTCGACCGTCCTGTTTCACATATCCGTTTTGAGAAAATCACGTTCTCTCATACGACTTGGATGCGTCCGTCTGAGAAAGGCCATGTTCCTCTTCAGGCGGGAATGTATCTGACAGACGGTTATCGTATTGACCCGAAAATGGAACGGGACTATCTGAATCATCCCTTGGATAATCAAGGATGGCTGGGACGTCCTGCCGCGGCTGTAAGCGTGGCTGCTGCCAATCAGATCGACTTTGAGCGCTGTCGGTTCGATCATTTAGGCTCAACCGGGCTGGATTATGAAGAAGCCGTGCAGGGCGGTGTCGTTCGTGGCTGTCTTTTCCGTGATATTGCGGGGAACGGACTGGTGGTCGGCAGTTTCTCTCCGGCTGCCCATGAAACACATTTACCTTATGACCCTACCGACCTTCGGGAAGTATGCGCGCATCAACAAATCAGTAATTGCTACTTTACCGAAGTGGGTAATGAAGATTGGGGATGTCTTGCAATCCTTGCGGGCTATGTGAAAGATATTAATATAGAACACAATGAAATCTGCGAAGTTCCTTATAGCGGCATCAGCCTTGGCTGGGGCTGGACGCAGACAGTGAACTGTATGCGTAACAACAGAGTGCACGCGAATCTGATTCATCACTATGCAAAGCATATGTATGACGTAGCCGGAGTTTATACACTGGGCTCGCAGCCGAAAAGTTATGTAACTGAGAATTGCGTACATAGCATTTATAAGCCAGGTTATGTACACGATCCCAATCATTGGTTTTATCTCTATACGGACGAAGGCTCTTCTTTTATCACTGTACGCGATAACTGGACGGAAGGGGAGAAGTATCTGCAAAATGCGAACGGTCCCGGAAATGTATGGGAGAACAATGGTCCGCAGGTAGATACAGTCATTCGTGAACGTGCAGGGTTGGAAGCCGAATATAGGGACTTGAAGAAATAA
- a CDS encoding aceric acid hydrolase, with product MKQIKLLFLLASASVTGAFAQSNGLTDMSQSRYAKMANTGIDAVHWTNGFWGERFNVFSGTSLQSMWNTWNTPEVSHGFRNFEIAAGVCKGEHWGPPFHDGDMYKWMEGVASVYAVNKDPELDKLMDNFIACVVKAQRADGYIHTPVVIEELNKGIDSHTLADSQQQTVIGTKVGSEDEKGAFANRLNFETYNLGHLMMAGIVHHRATGKTTLFDAAVKATDFLCHFYETASAELARNAICPSHYMGVVEMYRATGNPRYLELSKNLIDIRGMVESGTDDNQDRIPFRDQYRAMGHAVRANYLYAGVADVYAETGEQQLMKNLTSIWNDIVTRKMYVTGACGALYDGTSPDGTCYEPDSIQKVHQSYGRPYQLPNSTAHNETCANIGNMLFNWRMLEVTGDAKYAELVETCLYNSVLSGISLDGKKYFYTNPLRISADLPYTLRWPKERTEYISCFCCPPNTLRTLCQAQNYAYTLSPEGIYCNLYGANTLTTNWKDKGELALVQETDYPWEGNVRVTLNKVPRKAGAFSLFFRIPEWCGKAALTVNGQPVSMNAKANTYAEVNRTWKKGDVVELVMDMPVCLLEAHPLAEEIRNQVVVKRGPLVYCLESMDIANGEKIDNILIPADIKLIPKKTTIEGSSIVALEGKARLASSESWEGVLYRPVVQAEKTVDIRLIPYYAWGNRGKGEMTVWMPLAR from the coding sequence ATGAAACAGATAAAGCTGTTATTTCTTTTAGCTTCCGCCTCCGTCACGGGAGCATTTGCGCAGAGCAATGGGCTGACGGATATGAGTCAGAGCCGTTATGCAAAGATGGCAAATACCGGAATTGATGCCGTACACTGGACGAATGGATTCTGGGGAGAGCGTTTTAATGTATTTAGCGGAACTTCCTTGCAGAGTATGTGGAATACATGGAACACGCCGGAAGTTTCTCATGGTTTCCGTAATTTTGAGATTGCTGCCGGTGTATGCAAGGGAGAACATTGGGGGCCTCCGTTCCATGATGGAGATATGTACAAGTGGATGGAAGGAGTCGCTTCTGTGTATGCTGTCAATAAAGATCCGGAATTGGACAAGTTAATGGACAACTTTATTGCTTGTGTCGTAAAAGCCCAACGTGCAGATGGTTATATACATACGCCGGTTGTTATAGAAGAACTGAATAAGGGAATAGACAGCCATACGCTGGCTGATTCCCAACAACAGACAGTGATTGGTACGAAAGTAGGCTCCGAGGACGAAAAAGGTGCATTTGCCAATCGGTTGAATTTTGAAACGTATAACTTGGGACACCTGATGATGGCAGGTATCGTTCACCACCGTGCTACCGGAAAAACGACTCTTTTTGATGCTGCCGTGAAAGCTACAGATTTCCTTTGTCACTTCTATGAGACGGCTTCTGCCGAGTTGGCACGCAATGCTATTTGCCCTTCACACTATATGGGAGTGGTGGAGATGTATCGTGCTACAGGAAATCCCCGTTATCTGGAACTTTCAAAAAACCTGATTGACATTCGCGGTATGGTAGAAAGTGGTACGGATGATAATCAGGACCGTATCCCTTTCCGTGACCAATATCGTGCAATGGGACATGCCGTACGTGCCAATTACCTGTATGCAGGTGTGGCAGATGTGTATGCGGAGACGGGTGAACAACAACTGATGAAGAACCTGACTAGTATCTGGAACGATATTGTCACCCGAAAGATGTACGTGACCGGAGCTTGCGGTGCTTTGTATGACGGCACCTCACCGGATGGAACGTGCTATGAACCGGATAGCATTCAGAAAGTGCATCAGAGCTATGGTCGTCCGTATCAGTTACCGAACAGTACGGCACATAATGAAACCTGTGCCAACATAGGTAATATGCTGTTCAACTGGCGTATGCTGGAAGTGACGGGAGATGCCAAGTATGCGGAGCTTGTGGAGACTTGCCTTTATAATAGTGTATTGAGTGGCATAAGTCTGGATGGAAAGAAGTATTTCTATACGAATCCTCTTCGTATCAGTGCCGATCTGCCTTATACACTCCGTTGGCCGAAAGAACGGACGGAATATATCAGTTGTTTCTGTTGTCCGCCCAATACATTGCGTACGCTTTGTCAGGCGCAGAATTATGCTTATACATTGAGTCCGGAAGGGATTTATTGCAACCTGTACGGTGCAAATACATTGACTACAAACTGGAAGGACAAGGGGGAACTTGCTTTGGTGCAGGAAACGGACTATCCTTGGGAAGGCAATGTACGTGTAACGTTGAACAAAGTGCCCCGTAAAGCAGGTGCTTTCTCCCTCTTCTTCCGTATTCCGGAATGGTGCGGGAAAGCTGCGTTGACAGTGAACGGTCAACCGGTATCCATGAATGCCAAGGCAAATACCTATGCGGAAGTGAACCGTACATGGAAGAAAGGAGATGTGGTAGAACTGGTCATGGATATGCCTGTTTGTCTGCTCGAAGCTCATCCGTTGGCAGAAGAAATCCGTAATCAGGTGGTAGTGAAACGTGGTCCGTTGGTTTACTGCTTGGAGAGTATGGACATTGCAAATGGAGAAAAGATCGATAACATCTTGATTCCTGCCGACATAAAGCTGATTCCGAAGAAAACGACGATTGAAGGCAGTTCGATAGTAGCCCTGGAAGGGAAAGCGCGTCTGGCATCGTCTGAGTCTTGGGAAGGCGTGCTTTATCGTCCGGTTGTCCAAGCAGAGAAAACTGTGGATATTCGTCTGATTCCTTATTATGCATGGGGAAACAGAGGTAAAGGAGAGATGACAGTCTGGATGCCGCTAGCAAGATAA
- a CDS encoding DUF5131 family protein: MGGKASMWNLWHGCHKWSEGCRHCYVYRTDGKYGKDSSVVTKTEKFGLPLQKKKNGEYKIPSGNLVYTCFTSDFLIEDVDEWRAEAWEMMRIRQDLHFMFITKRIDRLQQCLPPDWGDGYDNVTICCTMENQDRVDYRLPIYKESPIKHKIIICEPLLSQIDFRGELEGWVEQVVAGGESGKEARVCNYDWVLDIRRQCVEAHVGFWFKQTGSYLLKDGHEYKVARQFQHSQARKAELNYTPEK, translated from the coding sequence ATGGGCGGGAAAGCATCAATGTGGAACTTATGGCACGGCTGTCACAAATGGAGTGAAGGCTGCCGCCACTGCTATGTATATCGTACGGATGGCAAATACGGAAAAGACAGTTCGGTGGTGACAAAGACGGAAAAGTTCGGTTTGCCTTTGCAGAAGAAAAAGAATGGAGAATATAAGATACCCTCGGGAAATCTGGTATATACCTGTTTTACCTCTGATTTTCTGATTGAAGATGTGGATGAATGGCGTGCCGAAGCATGGGAAATGATGCGGATACGGCAGGACCTTCATTTTATGTTTATTACGAAGCGGATAGACAGACTGCAACAGTGCCTGCCACCGGATTGGGGAGATGGATACGACAATGTGACAATTTGTTGTACAATGGAGAATCAGGACAGAGTCGATTATCGCTTACCTATTTATAAAGAAAGTCCTATTAAACATAAAATTATTATCTGTGAACCCCTTCTTAGTCAGATTGATTTCAGAGGAGAATTGGAAGGATGGGTAGAGCAGGTAGTGGCAGGAGGAGAGTCCGGTAAGGAAGCCCGCGTTTGCAATTATGACTGGGTGTTGGACATTCGCCGTCAATGTGTGGAAGCTCATGTCGGTTTCTGGTTCAAGCAGACAGGAAGTTATCTGTTGAAAGACGGACATGAGTATAAAGTCGCCCGACAGTTCCAGCACTCACAGGCGAGGAAAGCGGAACTGAATTATACTCCCGAAAAATAA
- a CDS encoding nitroreductase family protein, with the protein MNLDEVLNYRRSVRVYDKEKEIDIEKVKHCLELATLAPNSSDMQLWEFYHITQPELMAKVSRACLDQKATSTASQIVVFVTRRDLYRKRAKFVLDFETGNIRRNSPIDRQEKRIKDRKLYYGILMPFVYARFCGILGLFRVLLANVISIFRPMMLEVSEGDVRVVVHKSCALAAQTFMIAMANEGYDTCPLEGLDSRRLKRLLKLPHGAEINMVVSCGIRNGNKGIWGERCRVPFEEVYRKI; encoded by the coding sequence ATGAATTTAGATGAAGTTTTAAATTATCGTCGCTCTGTACGGGTATATGATAAAGAAAAGGAAATAGATATAGAAAAAGTAAAGCATTGCCTGGAATTGGCAACTTTGGCTCCCAATAGTTCTGATATGCAACTATGGGAGTTTTATCACATCACACAGCCTGAATTGATGGCAAAGGTATCAAGAGCTTGTCTTGATCAAAAAGCAACTTCCACAGCTTCGCAGATTGTTGTTTTCGTCACACGTCGTGACTTGTATCGGAAGCGGGCGAAATTCGTTCTTGATTTCGAGACAGGAAATATACGGCGGAATAGTCCTATAGACAGGCAGGAGAAACGTATTAAAGACAGAAAACTGTACTATGGGATATTGATGCCGTTTGTTTATGCCCGTTTCTGCGGTATCTTAGGACTTTTCAGAGTACTACTTGCTAATGTTATCAGCATTTTCCGCCCTATGATGCTCGAAGTATCTGAAGGTGATGTGCGTGTGGTAGTACATAAATCCTGTGCGCTTGCTGCTCAAACATTTATGATTGCTATGGCGAACGAAGGATATGATACCTGTCCCTTGGAAGGCTTGGATAGCCGACGGCTCAAAAGGTTGCTTAAGTTGCCTCATGGTGCTGAAATAAATATGGTAGTTTCTTGTGGAATCCGGAATGGAAATAAAGGAATTTGGGGAGAACGGTGCAGGGTACCGTTTGAGGAAGTTTATCGTAAGATTTGA
- a CDS encoding head GIN domain-containing protein produces the protein MRNSKVTSMLVVLMFLLVTGIQAQTVTPSKKYITKELNNVSNFSSISVLGSPDVEYRQSNGSKTTVSIYGSDNLVDLLEVSTVNGVLQVNIKKGVKILSGERRLKVIASSPSLNQVNIKGSADVYLKGAIKGNDLNLNIAGSGDIEAENLQYTNIFALVKGSGDIDLKNVKATTVMSEVNGSGDINIKGSAQKATLTVNGSGDISAEKLAATNVVATVAGSGDIVCYASRQLDARVSGSGDIEYKGSPSVVNKQGKKNSITGK, from the coding sequence ATGAGAAATTCAAAGGTTACATCTATGTTGGTAGTGCTAATGTTTCTGTTGGTCACAGGAATACAGGCGCAGACCGTTACTCCCAGTAAGAAATATATCACAAAAGAACTGAATAACGTAAGCAACTTCAGCTCAATCAGCGTATTAGGCAGTCCTGATGTTGAGTATCGTCAGAGTAATGGTTCTAAAACGACAGTTTCTATATACGGTTCGGATAATTTGGTAGACTTGCTGGAAGTTTCTACAGTAAATGGAGTATTGCAGGTGAATATCAAAAAGGGTGTCAAGATTCTTAGTGGAGAGCGTCGTTTGAAAGTGATAGCCTCTTCCCCTTCATTGAATCAGGTAAATATTAAAGGTTCGGCAGATGTATATCTGAAAGGTGCAATCAAAGGGAATGACCTGAATTTGAATATAGCCGGTTCCGGAGATATCGAAGCGGAGAATCTGCAATATACTAATATATTTGCTTTGGTGAAAGGAAGCGGGGACATTGATTTGAAAAATGTGAAAGCGACTACTGTGATGTCAGAAGTTAATGGTTCCGGTGATATCAATATTAAAGGTTCTGCACAGAAGGCGACACTGACAGTAAATGGTTCCGGAGATATTAGTGCTGAAAAACTGGCTGCAACTAATGTCGTTGCTACAGTTGCAGGTTCGGGTGATATAGTATGCTACGCTTCCAGACAGTTGGATGCGAGAGTTAGTGGTAGTGGTGATATTGAATATAAAGGAAGCCCTTCAGTTGTAAATAAGCAGGGGAAGAAAAATTCGATTACCGGTAAGTAA